The Anomaloglossus baeobatrachus isolate aAnoBae1 chromosome 5, aAnoBae1.hap1, whole genome shotgun sequence genome includes the window cagctcagcagacagtatcacacaggataggattagatacatggctcagcagacagtatcacacaggagaggattagatacacggctcagcagacagtatcacacaggagaggattagatacacagctcagcagacagtatcacacaggagagcattagatacacagctcagcagacagtatcacacaggagaggattagatacatggctcagcagacagtatcacacaggagaggattagatacatggctcagcagacagtatcacacaggagaggattagatacacagctcagcagacagtatcacacaggagaggattagatacacagctcagcagacagtatcacacaggagaggattagatacacagctcagcagacagtatcacacaggagaggattagatacacggctcagcagacagtatcacacaggagaggattagatacatggctcagcagacagtatcacacaggagaggattagatacatggctcagcagacagtatcacacaggggaggattagatacatggctcagcagacagtatcacacaggagaggattagatacatggctcagcagacagtatcacacaggagaggattagatacacagctcagcagacagtatcacacaggagaggattagatacacagctcagcagacagtatcacacaggagaggattagatacatggctcagcagacagtatcacacaggagaggattagatacacagctcagcagacagtatcacacaggagaggattagatacatggctcagcagacagtatcacacaggagaggattagatacatggctcagcagacagtatcacacaggagaggattagatacatggctcagcagacagtatcacacaggggaggattagatacatggctcagcagacagtatcacacaggagaggattagatacatggcccagcagacagtatcacacaggagaggattagatacatggctcagcagacagtatcacacagactagcatcagatacacagctcagcagacagtatcacacaggagaggattagatacatggctcagcagacagtatcacacagactagcatcagatacacagctcagcagacagtatcacacaggagaggattagatacacagctcagcagacagtatcacacaggataggattagatacacggctcagcagacagtatcacacaggagaggattagatgcacagctcagcagacagtatcacacaggagaggattagatacacggctcagcagacagtatcacacaggataggattagatacacagctcagcagacagtatcagaggataggattatatacacagctcagcagacagtatcacacaggagaggattagatacacggctcagcagacagtatcacacaggactagatacacagctcagcagacagtatcacacaggataggattagatacacagctcagcagacagtatcacaggagaggaatagatacacggctcagcagacagtatcacacaggagaggattagatacaccgctcagcagacagtatcacacaggataggaatagatacacagctcagcagacagtatcacacaggataggattagatacacagctcagtaggacAAGGTCTCAAGAGAATGGGGGGTTTCTTAGCGGAGTAATCTCCTCCACTCTACATTACATGGATCTCTATCATACCTCGGCCCCCTATCTTTGGGCCCCCCGGGTGCCGCTCCCCGGACTCCCCAGTATCAGTGCCGCTCTCACCCTCGCACACCCTCTGCACGATGTCGTCCTGGTACTGGCTGAGGACGTCGTAGGACGGGATGTGGGTGAGGAACCGCTCGGACCCCGCGATGCGCACCAGTAAGTTTCTGTGGATTCTACCAATTCCGACGGTGAAGACAGAGATCCCGATATCCCGCAGTTTCTGGGCCGGGATGGCGGCTTCCTCCGAGCCTCGGCCATCAGTGACCAGCACCACCGCCTTCTTCACCCCTGGACGTGCCCCTTTCTGGACGGTCATCACCTCATTGTAGATGTGGAGGAGAGCGCCTCCGGTGGACGGTGGACCTCCCTGGTACTTCACCTGATTAATGGCATGGAGGAGGCTGGAGCTCGTCTCGTGGATGTCCAGTCCAAAGACGGTGACCGGCTGAGCGCCGTATGTGACCACAGCCACCTGTGTGACATCGCGGTTAACATCAAACTGCAGCGATGCCATCGTCAGAAAGGTCAAGATCTGGGAAAAGTTCTCTGGGCCTACACTGGAGGAGGCGTCCACCACGAAAACCAGGTCCAGGGGCTGCGCCTGACaccctgcaggaaaaaaaaaaaaaaaaaaaaaaatgatgaccaCACACCGGAGGGCCAGCGATGACCACACGCCGGAGGGCCAGCGATGACCACACCCAGGAGGGCCAACAATGACCACACCCAGGAGGGCCAACAATGACCACACCCAGGAGGGCCAACAATGACCAACCACACCCAGGAGGGCCAACAATGACCAACCACACCCAGGAGGGCCAACAATGACCACACCCAGGAGGGCCAGCGATGACCACACGCAGGAGGGCCAGCGATGACCACACGCTGGAGGGCCAGCGATGACCACACGCCGGAGGGCCAGCGATGACCACACGCCGGAGGGCCAACAATGACCACACGCCGGAGGGCCAGCGATGACCACACGCCGGAGGGCCAACGATGACCACACGCCGGAGGGCCAACAATGACCACACGCCGGAGGGCCAACAATGACCACACGCCGGAGGGCCAACAATGACCACACGCCGGAGGGCCAACAATGACCACACGCCGGAGGGCCAACAATGACCACACGCCGGAGGGCCAACAATGACCACACCTAGGAGGGCCAACAATGACCACACCCAGGAGGGCCAACAATGACCACACCCAGGAGGGCCAACAATGACCACACCCAGGAGGGCCAACAATGACCACACCCAGGTGGGCCAACAATGACCACACCCAGGTGGGCCAACAATGACCACACCCTGGAGGGCCAACAATGACCACACCCAGGAGGGCCAACAATGACCACACCCAGGGGGGCCAACAATGACCACACCCAGGAGGGCCAACAATGACCACACCCAGGAGGGCCAACAATGACCACACCCAGGAGGGCCAACAATGACCACACCCAGGTGGGCCAACAATGACCACACCCAGGTGGGCCAACAATGACCACACCCAGGTGGGCCAACAATGACCACACCCAGGTGGGCCAACAATGACCACACCCAGGAGGGCCAACGATGACCACACCCAGGAGGGACAACGATGACCACACCCAGGAGGGCCAACGATGACCACACCCAGGAGGGCCAACGATAACCACACCCAGGAGGGCCAACGATGACCACACCCAGGAGGACACTGATGACCACAACTATATTCTGATCAATTGAAGTATCCATGCTCGCACCACCTAACGTAACATTGTGTCTGACCTTGGATGTCGACGCTGCAGATCCTCTTCTGGAGCTGGGGCAGCTGGGTGAAGAGCTGCTGGGGGTTGGAGTACGTGATCACATTTTGGGGCTCCACTACGATCTCTGTCATCTCTTCTTTGGTGGCGTCACCGGCCACCCCGATAATGAACACTTCGTGGTCGCGGGCATACTGGGCTGGTTGCGTCACGGAGTCCAGGGATGTGGATCCAGTCAGTAAGACGAGGACCCGCGGGAGGTCATCACGAATGTCGGAGAAGGTCGGGGCGCTCTTGTAGCCGTGCTGGGTGACGTATTTCAGGGCTTTACCCGTGTAGATGCTGCCGCCCAGGAACCGCATGCCGTCCACGTATCTGAGCAGCTGCCCCGTGTTCTCGTACTCGCCGATCTTCACCTCCATCTGCACCCGGTCACTGTACTGCGCGACCCCCACATTGACCGGGGCGTCATCGGACAGAGCGGCCTGGAGGAAGCGCTTCACAAAGGACTTGTGCTGCATGAAGGTTTccagggaggaggaggacgagCCGTCCAGAAGGAAGAGGAGGTCGACGTTACACTCCAGCCTCAAGTCAGGAGCTGCAGGAAGAAGAGAAAGCGAGAGCTGCAGTAAAGACCGACACCGCAAACTGGAGAAACCGGAAGAAGGGACTACATCGCCGGTGACGATAAATGGCTCTAttcagtgacagcaagcagagatgagcaCAGTCTGCTAGAGGATGGAGGCAGAGAGAGCAGAATGCGAGGAGACTGACACCTACCGCACTCGGCGTCTCCGGTGAACCCGGCAGGGCACACGCAGTGATACTTGTCCGCGTCGTCGGGGATGCAGCTGCCGCCGTTCTTGCACGGCCCGGAGTCGCAGGGGTCTACAAAGACACACAAGTCACATCTCCAGTACATGGATGGTACATCACATCAACCCAGGATTCATACTCCGCGACGGACTGGAGAACCCCGGCCCACCAGGGACAAGCATTCCTGAGGCCCCCTATGTAGCTACATAGAAATAAATATAAGACCCCCAATCGTGTGGTGTAATACAAGGTCACACACTTCTTACAGCCCCTATCTGGGGTTATTTCTTTCACCGCTGGAGTGGGGGTCTCATCTACGGGCCCTGACCTCACGCTTAGGCTacgtgcgcactgagcgtttttcgctgcgtttttgggctccaaactgaaggactttgcttccccagcaaagtggatgacttttcatttttgctgtccgcgcaCAAACTTTTTATTAGCTGCGTTTTggagctaaaaaaaataaaaataaaaaaatggacgtcaattctttcctgcgttttcacccatgcaatgcattacatgcgtttttaccgctgcgttttttgcggccaaaTGATTGATTGTTGTCAGTGagaaaaacaaaattataatcttgtgataccttttaatggcgacTAAAATAAAATAAGAGGATGTTACAGAGAAGCCTCCAGACCTCTCAGGTCTCCATCAGGCACGGTGTGCCGAAATatgtgaagaaacacaaatatatccaCAAACAGCGGAGGGACGGATAATAAAAGACAttaaataaacactgagcttagaaagtgaatccttaattagctttgattagtggtgttaaaggtttattgtcccaatatccatgtaggatcagaggtctgtgccctcagtctctggagcagacccctcagattctgtatccatgtaggatcagaggtctggtgccctcagtctctggagcagacccctcagattctgtatccatgtaggatcagaggcctggtgccctcacgtctctggagcagactcctcagattctgtatccatgtaagatcagaggcctggtgccctcacgtctctggagcagaccccacAGATTCTGTATTCATGTAGGTTCAGAGGTCTGGtgtcctcagtctctggagcagactcctcagattctgtatccatgtaagatcagaggtctggtgccctcagtctctggagcagactcctcagattctgtattcatataggatcagaggtctggtgccctcgcagtctctggagcagacccctcagattctgtatccatgtaggatcagaggtctggtgccctcagtctctggagcagacccctcagattctgtatccatgtaggatcagaggtctggtgccctcgcagtctctggagcagacccctcagattctgtatccatgtaggatcagaggtctggtgccctcagtctctggagcagactcctcagattctgtattcatgtaggatcagaggcctatgccctcgcagtctctggagcagacctctcagattctgtatccatgtaggatcagaggtctggtgccctcagtctctggagcagactcctcagattctgtattcatgtaggatcagaggcctatgccctcgcagtctctggagcagaccccacagattctgtatccatgtaagatcagaggtctggtgccctcagtctctggagcagacttctcagattctgtatccatgtaggatcagaggtctggtgccctcagtctctggagcagactcctcagattctgtatccatgtaggatcagaggcctatgccctcgcagtctctggagcagaccccacagattctgtatccatgtaagatcagaggtctggtgccctcacgtctctggagcagaccccacagattctgtatccatgtaggatcagaggcctatgccctcgcagtctctggagcagacccctcagattctgtatccatgtaggttcagaggtctggtgccctctcgtctctggagcagaccccacAGATTCTGTattcatgtaggatcagaggcctatgccctcagtctctggagcagactcctcacattctgtatccatgtaggatcagaggcctggtgccctcagtctctggagcagactcctcagattctgtattcatgtaggatcagaggcctatgccctcgcagtctctggagcagacccctgagattctgtatccatgtaggatcagatgtctggtgccctcagtctctggagcagactcctcagattctgtatccatgtaggatcagaggcctatgccctcgcagtctctggagcagacccctcagattctgtatccatgtaagatcagaggtctggtgccctcacgtctctggagcagaccccacagattctgtatccatgtaggttcagaggtctggtgccctctcgtctctggagcagactcctcagattctgtattcatgtaggatcagaggcctaagccctcagtctctggagcagacccctcagattctgtatccatgtaggatcagatgtCTGGTGCCcttagtctctggagcagacccctcacattctgtatccatgtaggatcagaggtctggtgccctcagtctctggagcagaccccacagattctgtatccatgtaggatcagaggtctggtgccctcaatctctggagcagactcctcagattctgtattcatgtaggatcagaggcctatgCCCTCGCAGTCTCTGGAACAGACCCctgagattctgtatccatgtaggatcagatgtctggtgccctcagtctctggagcagacccctcagattctgtatccatgtaggatcagaggcctggtgccctcagtctctggagcagactcctcagattctgtatccatgtaggatcagaggcctatgccctcgcagtctctggagcagacccctgagattctgtatccatgtaggatcagatgtCTGGTGCCCTCTATCTCTGGAGCAGacacctcagattctgtatccatgtaggatcagatgtctggtgccctcagtctctggagcagaccccacagattctgtatccatgtaagatcagaggcctatGCCCtcgcagtctctggagcagactcctcagattctgtatccatgtaggttcAGAGGCCTATGCCCtcgcagtctctggagcagacccctcagattctgtatccatgtaagatcagaggcctatGCCCTCGCAGTCTCTGGagaagactcctcagattctgtatccatgtaggatcagaggcctatgccctcgcagtctctggagcagacccctcagattctgtatccatgtaggatcagaggtctggtgccctcagtctctggagcagactcctcagattctgtattcatgtaggatcagaggcctatgccctcgcagtctctggagcagacccctcagattctgtatccatgtaagatcagaggcctggtgccctcagtctctggagcagactcctcagattctgtatccatgtaggttcAGAGGTCTGGTgctctcagtctctggagcagactcctcagattctgtattcatgtaggatcagaggcctatgccctcgcagtctctggagcagacccctgagattctgtatccatgtaggatcagatgtCTGGTGCCCTCacgtctctggagcagaccccacagattctgtatccatgtagggtcAGAGGCCTATGCCCtcgcagtctctggagcagacccctcagattctgtatccatgtaggttcagaggtctggtgccctcacatctctggagcagaccccacagattctgtatccatgtaggatcagaggctggtgccctcagtctctggagcagacccctcagattctgtatccatgtaggttcagaggtctggtgccctcacgtctctggagcagaccccacagattctgtatccatgtaggatcagaggtctggtgccctcagtctctggagcagacccctcacattctgtatccatgtaggatcagaggtctggtgccctcagtctctggagcagactcctcagattctgtatccatgtaggatcagaggcctggtgccctcagtctctggagcagacccctcagattctgtatccatgtaggatcagaggcctatgccctcagtctctggagcagacccctcagattctgtatccatgtaggatcagatgtctggtgccctcagtctctggagcagactcctcagattctgtatccacgtaggatcagaggcctatgccctcagtctctggagcagacccctcagattctgtatccatgtaggatcagaggtctgtgccctcagtctctggagcagacccctcagattctgtatccatgtaggatcagaggcctgtgccctcgcagtctctggagcagacccctcagattttgtaatgagtcataaatcctcctgacaggttaagtcctgtgtccacagagttaaacattctgatgaatttgtattcccagaccgtgCGATGgctttgtgatctgaagttgccttttaatatgatgaCTTtcttgtggtttatgttgtgttctggagcacagaaatgtttggccacaggtaaatgggtttttttgtctgtaattgtgtggcggtgagatctcatccttgctctcagtctctgtcctgtttctccaacatagaggcccccaataggacatatagtgcacaggattaagtacaccatgtTGGAGGaaaaacatgtgaatgtcccaggaatcttatagcccttctgtgtgttagggatctttatccggtctttggtctctacatgagcgcaggttttgcagctctttacattgcaaggataagttcctcttggtgtgtctgagggcattgagcttcggatcatgatgctccttaaattaggaggttgcctatagcacagcaatggaggatcttttgaATATGGTGTAtaaccggtcatccttgtgtagaatatggtgaagtttcttggccgttcttctcaaCACCtcgagctgtgggttgtaggtcaccaccagaggtactcgactggtttccttttgtttgtattgaagcagttcacttctaggggtccttgtggctctaatgatctggtcatctatggaggtggggtggtagccttggtttagaaaggtctttttaagatgggttaagtgttcatccctgtctgctggcCTAGAAtagatacgattatatctgagggcctggctgtatacaatggactttttaatgtgtttgggatggaaactgtcccatctgaggtacgTGTTATGGTCAATAGGTTTCCTATACACTGATGTCTGGATTGAGCCATTTTGAACTTTTATGGTGGTCTCCAGGAAggtgatttctgtttttgagtggtccaatgtcaagtttatggttggatgaaatgcattgaatttttcatggaattttagaCGCTCTTGTTCAGATTtggtccagattattaagatgtcatcgatgaaacggAAATAGGCCAATGGCTTGAGGGAACcggatgctaaaaagtcattttccagtttagccatgaaaggTTGGCATACtgcggtgccattttgcttcccatagcagttcctgtgcatTGTAAGTATAGCTCCtcacaaaaagagaaaaaagagaattttgtttacttaccgtaaattctttttcttatagttccgtattgggagacccagaccatgggtgtttagcttctgcctccggaggacacacaaagtactacacttaaaagtgtagctcctccctctgagcttatacaccccctggagaaccagatctagccagtttactgcaaaagctgaaggagaatagccacccacaagtaaaaacagagcaagaaccggaacaaccggagactctgtcaacaacaacagccggtgaaaaacacgcggaacaagaaattgccaacaggcaacagggagggagctgggtctcccaatacggaactataagaaaaagaatttacggtaagtaaacaaaattctctttttctttatcgttcctatgggagaccccgaccatgggacgtctcaaagcagtccatgggtgggaataaacagaaaaactaagaagtaggcagaacctaacttcacaaatgggcgacagccgcctgaaggatgcgtctgcccaagctcgcatctcccgaagcatgagcatgcacttggtagtgctttgaaaaggtatgcaggctagtccaagtggcagcctgacagacttgttgagccatagcctggtgcctgaaagctcaagaggcaccgacagctctggtcgagtgtgccttgatccccggcgggggaggcacctgagaacactggtaggcgtccgaaatagtcgacctaatccaacgggctaaggtcagcttagaagcagagaggcccttgcgccgacctgtggttagcacaaaaagagaagtgcaccgcctaagagcagcggtgcgagacagatagatccggagagcacgcaccagatccagagtatgcaacgctttctcaaagcgatgaacaggagccggacaaaaggaaggtagggtaatgtcctggttaaggtggaaaggagagaccaccttaggaagaaagtccggagtcggacggagaaccaccttgtcttgatgaaaaaacaaaaaaggtgactccgaagagagcgcagccaaatcagagactctcc containing:
- the VWA2 gene encoding von Willebrand factor A domain-containing protein 2, coding for MLTLGRGVLFLLFSYVSPGLAVQQLHVNPQITAKISAAAARMFCSAPLDVLVLLDGSSSVGKGGFERSKHFAVKFCDTLDISADRVRVGVLQFSSAPQLELRLDSGITKHDLKEKINSVVFRGGSTDTGLALKYILRKGFPGGRGSGVPRVLVLLSDGRSQGQPHVPAQHLKEQNVQVFAVGVKFPRWAELQSLASDPTNQHLFFAEHVDDGVNGLCSALSNATLCSAVPAGCAVHSFPCERKTLETVKELAGNYMCWRGAPGPHKVFAGHCLFYSWRRFYSREEAQCHRATCPDPCDSGPCKNGGSCIPDDADKYHCVCPAGFTGDAECAPDLRLECNVDLLFLLDGSSSSSLETFMQHKSFVKRFLQAALSDDAPVNVGVAQYSDRVQMEVKIGEYENTGQLLRYVDGMRFLGGSIYTGKALKYVTQHGYKSAPTFSDIRDDLPRVLVLLTGSTSLDSVTQPAQYARDHEVFIIGVAGDATKEEMTEIVVEPQNVITYSNPQQLFTQLPQLQKRICSVDIQGCQAQPLDLVFVVDASSSVGPENFSQILTFLTMASLQFDVNRDVTQVAVVTYGAQPVTVFGLDIHETSSSLLHAINQVKYQGGPPSTGGALLHIYNEVMTVQKGARPGVKKAVVLVTDGRGSEEAAIPAQKLRDIGISVFTVGIGRIHRNLLVRIAGSERFLTHIPSYDVLSQYQDDIVQRVCEEAKNQVSLCLPNPCMNGGVCVLRFGSYRCECDGWEGPHCDTRILRGDVHWPLGLQSKTRRQRHSSASQRRTQALSGGKSSLRAP